In Candidatus Hydrogenedens sp., the genomic window ATAGAAGTACTGAAACATGGGAAACATGTAGCCTCAGCGGTTCCTGCTTCTTTTGGTTCTCTCGAAGATGCTCATGCCTTGTATGAAACGGTGAAGTCAACAGGGCTTAATTATATGCTGATGGAAACCAGTGCTTTTCGTGATGATTGCTATGCCATGCGGACTTTGTATAAAGCCGGGGCTCTCGGTGAGTTGGTTTATTGTGAAGGAGAGTATTATCACTATATGGAGACTCCTCTGGATTCTTACAAAGGGTGGAGAATAGGTCTTCCACCCCAGTGGTATCCCACCCATTCTAACGCTTACTATATCTGCGTGAATGGAGGATATTTTACGGAAGTTTCATGTATGGGTATGCCCTCGAAAGTTCAGCATTTGATGAAGGAAAACAATGTTTATCAAAATTCCTTCGGGACAGAAATAGCCCTATTCCGCACAAAAGAAGGAGGCATGGCACGCATGGCGGTTAGTTGGGATACCCCGGGATTTGAAGGAGAAATAGGTCGTGTTCGGGGTCAAAAAGGTTCGGTGAGAGGAGTGGACTATGAAGGTGTGGAAGATGTCTCTAAAATCAATATTAAGAAACCACCCTTACCACCGACTGTGCATGCGGGGGGACATGGTGGTTCGCATGGTTATTTAACAGATGAGTTTATCCGTTCCATCATAGAAAATCGGCGTCCACTTATTGATATAGCAATGGCTTTGAATTTATCTGTTTCGGGTTTTGTTGCTCATCAATCCGCTCTCAAAGACGGAGAATTACTTAAAGTCCCCCTATTTGAGTAGGGTCTTTATTTTCAGGCTTGTTATTGCTATTATAATGTTCGGGATGGGAAATTCTTTGCGGTTAGTAGATGTTAAATTATTAAAAAAGAAAGGGAATAAAAATGTCAAAAGTTCTTTCTGAAATATTGGTCCCAATTGATTGTCATTATCAGGTACCGTTAAGGGCATGTTCATTTATGTTGATAGAAGGCAATCGAGCAAGTTTTGTAGATAATAATACCGTATTTGCTGTCCCCTATATTTTAAAAGCGTTAGAAGAATATAAGATACCTATGGAAAATGTAGATTATCTAATTGTTACTCATGTTCACCTTGACCATGCGGGGGGTACTTTTGCTTTATTAAAGCATTGTCCGAATGCAAAGGTAATAGCCCATCCCAAAACAGCGAAATTCCTTGCAAAACCCGAACGGTTGATTGAAGGGGCTCGGGCTGTTTATGGTGAGCCATTATTTACACAACTTTTTGGCGAAATTGAACCTGTGCCCGAAGATAGAATACAGATTGTAGCCGATGAGGAAACGCTGGAATGGGGTGAACGCAGATTGCGTTTTATGCACACTTTAGGACACGCAACACATCATATTTGTATATATGATGATAAAACAAATGGCGTTTTCACGGGGGACTCATTCGGGTTGGGACAATCTGACCCGCAATCTTATGAAACACAATTTATGGTTGTAAGCACAGCCCCTGCTGATTTTGACCCAATAGAGGCGGAGAAAACTATACAGCGGATTGTATCGTTGAACCCGGATTATGTGTTTTTACCTCATTACGGTATTCACCGAAATCCAGCCCATTGTTCCACTCTTTTACTTCGTTCTTTATCAGCGATGAATGTGATTATGCAGACAGCCCTTGACAAAAATATAGCGGATGAGGAATTATTGGATTGGTTGCACCCGAGAGTTGTTGAAGCAACAAGGGAACAGGTTATATGGTGTGGTGTAAAGGATGTCGAGGCAGCAATGAATTGGCTGGGCGACGACCCGCGTATTAATGCGATGGGTTTGATGGTTGCTATCCAGAAAAAGCGGACCAGAAAATAATCCGATTTTGCATTTATATAGGGTTATACACGAAGGAACCATTTTTTGCGGTAGAGTAGGTATAAAATGCTCCATGTTATAATCAGAACGGAAACAGGGACAATGTGGTGATGAACAAAGGGAGGAAGCCGATTTCCTGCAATCCATAATATGCCTTCTTCAATAAATGGTGCCCCCATATATGCGATAATTGCATTTGAACCTATTACCATAAATGGGAAAGCCCATATCGTTAAGCCGACTATTTCCATTATTAGATAGAATAAAGCCAGTAGTAAGAACGACCATCCCGCAGACCATAATACCATAGAACTACTCCATATATGCTTGATAATTGGGAAATGGAATGACCATAACCAGCCTAAGCATAGGCATAAAATCCCGATACCGACTAAAGCCCCGAAGGTTTTCCATCGGCTTGGGTAGTTTCGCAAAATAAAACCGGCGTGTGTTCCCAACATGACGGTAGCACCAAATCCTAAACTACTTAATATCCATGTATAGTGCGTGCCATCACGAAATCTACCTAAAATAAGTTCGTCTATATACATAGCCCAGTTTTGTTCGGGTTGGAGAACGCCTGTACCGACACCCGGTAAAGG contains:
- a CDS encoding gfo/Idh/MocA family oxidoreductase; the encoded protein is IEVLKHGKHVASAVPASFGSLEDAHALYETVKSTGLNYMLMETSAFRDDCYAMRTLYKAGALGELVYCEGEYYHYMETPLDSYKGWRIGLPPQWYPTHSNAYYICVNGGYFTEVSCMGMPSKVQHLMKENNVYQNSFGTEIALFRTKEGGMARMAVSWDTPGFEGEIGRVRGQKGSVRGVDYEGVEDVSKINIKKPPLPPTVHAGGHGGSHGYLTDEFIRSIIENRRPLIDIAMALNLSVSGFVAHQSALKDGELLKVPLFE
- a CDS encoding MBL fold metallo-hydrolase, which gives rise to MSKVLSEILVPIDCHYQVPLRACSFMLIEGNRASFVDNNTVFAVPYILKALEEYKIPMENVDYLIVTHVHLDHAGGTFALLKHCPNAKVIAHPKTAKFLAKPERLIEGARAVYGEPLFTQLFGEIEPVPEDRIQIVADEETLEWGERRLRFMHTLGHATHHICIYDDKTNGVFTGDSFGLGQSDPQSYETQFMVVSTAPADFDPIEAEKTIQRIVSLNPDYVFLPHYGIHRNPAHCSTLLLRSLSAMNVIMQTALDKNIADEELLDWLHPRVVEATREQVIWCGVKDVEAAMNWLGDDPRINAMGLMVAIQKKRTRK
- a CDS encoding DUF5009 domain-containing protein — encoded protein: MSQSNENHTPPQKNNVVISVPRILSVDALRGFDMFWIMQGKEVIVSLIILILGSVPPWLQYQLSHPEWEGFSAWDMIMPLFLFITGVTIPISMNKYIQGQESHKKFYIRLFRRVILLWILGMIAQGNLLSFDINKLHLFSNTLQAIAVGYFIASLVLLYVPLRFHIFITASLLVIYWIWMMFIPLPGVGTGVLQPEQNWAMYIDELILGRFRDGTHYTWILSSLGFGATVMLGTHAGFILRNYPSRWKTFGALVGIGILCLCLGWLWSFHFPIIKHIWSSSMVLWSAGWSFLLLALFYLIMEIVGLTIWAFPFMVIGSNAIIAYMGAPFIEEGILWIAGNRLPPFVHHHIVPVSVLIITWSILYLLYRKKWFLRV